One bacterium DNA window includes the following coding sequences:
- the pepE gene encoding dipeptidase PepE — MRLLLCSNSTNFGENYLDHWAAEIVDFLGAIKQIVFVPYALDDLNAYTKKTRDRYAAMGIRVTGIHENDPRKMVTEAEAIHIGGGNTFRLLKKIYDEDLIDLIRHRVSDGMLYLGASAGTNVATISIKTTNDMPIVYPPSFEALNLVPFNINPHYIDPDPSTQHMGETRDQRISEFHEVNNAPVLGLREGALIRREGDTLTLKGKNGAKLFTKGNTPQLYNTGADLSFLLRGF, encoded by the coding sequence ATGCGGTTATTATTATGCAGTAATTCGACCAACTTTGGTGAAAATTATCTAGATCACTGGGCTGCGGAGATCGTTGATTTTTTAGGCGCGATAAAACAAATTGTATTTGTACCATACGCATTAGATGATCTGAATGCATACACAAAAAAAACAAGGGATCGGTATGCGGCGATGGGAATACGTGTGACCGGGATTCACGAAAACGATCCGCGTAAAATGGTAACCGAAGCCGAAGCGATACACATCGGCGGAGGGAATACATTTCGGCTTTTAAAAAAAATATATGACGAGGATTTGATTGATCTTATTCGCCATCGCGTAAGCGACGGCATGTTGTATCTCGGTGCAAGTGCCGGTACCAATGTGGCTACTATTTCCATCAAGACGACCAACGATATGCCGATCGTTTATCCGCCGAGTTTTGAAGCACTCAATCTGGTGCCATTTAATATTAATCCGCATTACATAGACCCTGATCCTTCGACCCAACATATGGGTGAAACCCGTGACCAGCGTATATCGGAATTTCATGAAGTCAATAATGCTCCAGTGCTTGGTCTCAGGGAGGGTGCACTCATTCGGCGTGAGGGTGACACCTTAACTCTCAAAGGAAAAAACGGAGCAAAATTGTTTACCAAAGGTAATACGCCTCAACTCTATAACACGGGCGCCGACCTCAGCTTTTTATTGCGAGGTTTTTGA
- a CDS encoding RNA polymerase sigma-70 factor, whose protein sequence is MTTEEIHLLTKKIRNSDTLAFRTLFDFFHRPLYHFVFYKTYNRALSEDIVQDVFIRLWENRINLREDLSIKSYLYTIAVNLTLNSIRRHTIRTGEGIEDPDTQPHEETPLSVLEKKEFEQLLNAAIQKLPEQARIVFMMSRYDDLSYSEISERLSISVKTVEAHIGRALKQLRATLKP, encoded by the coding sequence ATGACCACCGAGGAAATTCATCTCTTAACCAAAAAAATTCGCAACTCTGATACTCTGGCTTTTCGTACGTTATTTGATTTTTTCCATCGCCCTCTTTATCATTTTGTGTTCTATAAAACCTACAATAGGGCACTATCTGAAGATATTGTGCAGGATGTTTTTATTCGATTGTGGGAAAATCGAATCAATCTTCGAGAAGATTTATCCATCAAATCCTATCTCTATACGATAGCCGTTAATCTTACTCTCAACAGTATACGTCGTCATACAATTCGTACCGGTGAGGGAATCGAAGATCCTGATACCCAACCGCACGAAGAAACACCTCTGTCTGTTTTGGAGAAAAAAGAATTTGAACAACTACTTAATGCTGCGATTCAAAAATTGCCCGAACAAGCACGTATCGTATTCATGATGAGTCGCTATGATGACTTATCATATTCAGAAATCTCCGAACGCCTTTCCATTAGTGTTAAAACGGTCGAAGCA